The sequence GACGGTGACGATGAGCGGCGGGTGGATCGACCGGGACGCGGGCTCGACGGTGGGTCAGGGCGTCGGCTCGATGTTCGGCACGAACGCGACGGTCACGCGGGCGCCCACCGACCGGCTGGCCTACCGCATCAGCGCCGGCTACTTCCGGTCCGATGCCTTCCCGCGTCCGACGGGGCGGATTCCGGTCATCGAGGATCCGCGGGTGCCGGGAGCCACGGTGGGCGGTGCGTTGTATCCGGAGGACCGCGACGACACGTTCGGCGGGGCCTTCGCCAACCGGGGCACGAGCCAGCCGAAGTTCGACGTGCGGGTGGACCAGGACCTGTCGGACGGCCGGATCTCCTACTCGGGCGGCGTTGCCGGGACCGAGGGGCTGGTGCACACCGGGGTGGGCCCGTTCGACGTCCAGCGCGGGTCGTACATGGGCTACGCCAAGGTGGGGTACGAGCGGGGCGACCTGCGGGCGCAGGTGTTCACGAACATCCTCAACGGCGGCGCGCCGAATCTCCTGCTGCCGGACCCGAACACGGGGCGGCCGGTCCAGCTCGGGTTCAAGTCCGAGACCGTCGATGCGGAGATCGGCCACTCGACGTTCGTCGGCCAGCGGAACTACCTGACCTACGGCGGCAACGTGCGCCGTAATACCTTCGACCTCACCATCGGCCCGGACGCGAACGACCGCCTCGAGCTCGCCGCCTACCTGCAGGACGAGATCTTCTTCGACCGCTTCCGCCTCGTCCTCGGCGGGCGGGTCGACAAGTTCGGCAACCTGGCCAGGCCGGTGTTCTCGCCCCGCGTATCGTTCATGATGAAGCCGGGCGTCGATCACTCGGTGACGCTTTCCTACAACCGGGCGTTCCGCTCGCCGTCGATGATCGAGAACTTCCTGGACATGCAGGTCGTCCAGCCGGTCGATCTGAGCGGGCTCGCGGTGTTCCGGCCGTTCCTGCCGTTGCTGCTGCCGCCGAGCCTGCCGCCGGCGGCGGCGCCGGGCGCGCTGCGGCAGCTCGAGCAGCAGCTCGACCAGACCACCGCACAGCCGTTTCCGCTGGTGGTCCGCGTGGCCGGCAGCGACGTGCCCGTGGGCGACACGGCGCGTGTCGGGCTCACGGAGGAGTCGCTCACCGCCTACGAGCTGAGCTACACGGGCACGTTCGGGCGGCGAACGACGGCCGGAGCCGCGGCCTACCTGAACCGGCGGGACGACACGATCAACCTCGTCTCGCTGCCGATCGACGCCGACCCCTACACGGCGCGGAACCCGCCGCCGGGGTGGCTGCTTCCGCCGCAGGCCCTGTCGTTCATGGCGGTGGTCGGGGCCTTTCTGCCGCAGACGGCGTACACCTACGTCAACCTGGGGCCGACGCAGCAGGTCGGCGCCGAGATGTGGGTGGACCACCGGTTCTCGCGATCGATGTCTGCCTGGTTCAACTACTCGTGGCAGGACGATCCGGAGATCCTGGCGTCCGACAACCCGAACCTGCCGACCGAGCTCACCCTGCCCCCGACCCACCGGGTCAACGTCGGCGCGTCCCTGGACGGATCGCGGTTCCTCGGCAACCTGTCGGTGAGCGCCGCGACCGCCGCGCTCTGGTCGGACGTGCTCACGCCGGAGTATCACGGCTACTCGGACAGCTACACGATGGTGAACGGCAGCTTCGGGGTGAAGTGGAACGGCGGCGCGATCACGACGCTCGTCAAGGTGACGAACCTGTTCAACCAGAGCATCCAGCAGCACGTCTTCGGCGACATCCTGCGGCGCACCGTCGTGGGCGAGGTGCGGTTCAGCCTGTAGCCCGACAATCGTCGCCTCCGGCTCCGATTGCCGCCCAACCGGGCCTGACCAGCAGTCTACGCCGTTTCTATGGCGCAGGCTGCTGGCCCGACAGTCGTCGCCGAACGCGAACGCAGCGGTCGCGGTGCGGCTCGGCCGCGGTCACCAGTCGTAGCCGAGGGAGCCGACGACGCTGAGCCCGGGGCTGGAGTAGCGATCGATCACCGGGTCGTTCGCCAGCCGGCCCCGTACGTTCCACCACTCGAAGTACTTCGCGTCCGTCAGGTTGAGCAGGCCGAACCGCAGCCTGAGCGATTCGGCCAACGAGACGAAGCCCACCAGGTCGACCACGGCGTAGCCGTCGGGCTCGAAGAAGTCGTCGTCGTGACGTCCGGCGGCGGACTCGACCAGCCGCACGGACAGCTCCTGGCCCCAGCGGCCCGAGGGGCGCGCGTAACGCAGGCCCGCCACGCCTTCGTTGGGGGCGACGGAGCCGAGCGGCGTCGATTCGGCGAGCGCCGGGGTGGCGGCGTCCTGGAGCACCTCGACGCCCTCGATCCGGGCGTAGCTGCCGCGCAGCGTGAGGCTGTCGCTCAGGTGGGCCTCGGCGCGCACCTCGAGGCCGCGGATTCTCGCCGCTTCGAGATTCTCGCTCCGGAACTCGAGCAGCCGGGTGCCCGGGTTCTCGCCGAGGGACTTGAGCTCGATGAAGCCGTCGTACCAGTTCGAGAACACGGTTGCGGCCAGACTCGCCCGATCGAGGTCGGCCCGCACGCCGAGCTCGATATTGTCGCTGCGTTCGGCGCGCAGCCCGGTGTTGGGCAACGTCGTGTAGCCGCCGCGCAGACTCGTGAAGCCGGTGTTGACGGCGCTGTACGGCGGCGCCCGGAATCCGGCGGCGTACTGCCCATGCACCGTCAGCGCGTCGTTCAGCCGCACGGCGGCGCCGACCTTGGGCGAGAGCGCGGCGTCGGCGAAATCGGCCGCCTCGGGGTTGTGGCCGGCGAGGTAGATTGGATCCTGCTGGTCCGCGTCGAGCGTGTAGCGGTCGTACCGCAGCCCCGGCACCAGCGTGACCCGGCCGAGCAGGAATTCGGCCTGGACGTACGCGCCGGCTTCGCCGACGGCGCTTCGCGGAAAGTACTTCGTGGGGAAGACGAGGTCCGTCGGGACCGGCGTCCCGTCGCCGGCGAAGGTCTCGGTGCGGTCGCGCAGGATGTCGAAGTCGTCCGCCGTGTAGCTGCCGCCGGCCGTCAGCAGCACGCCGTCGCGCGGGCCGGGCAGCCGGTGCCGGACCTGCAGGGAGCCGCCGTAACCGGCCTGCTCGTAGTCGAGGGTGCCGTGGCGCTGGGTCGGGGCCAGCGCACCGTCGATGAACGTCAGGCGCTCGCGGTCGATGACCTGCGACGTATCGTTCGCGTGGCCGTGCACGCGCCAGGAGAGGTGGTCGAGACGCCGGCCGGCGAGCGTGTGGTCCAGCGACACCCGCAGGCGGTCCTGCGTGTCGACCGCATCCGAGTCCAGGGTGTCGTAGCGCAGGCTGCCCAGCGCGATGCGCGCCCGGTCCGAGAACCACTCCGTCTCGGCGCGCGTGTCGTAGACCTCGGCCGCCGCCCGCAGCATGTTGCCGGGGGAAGGCGTCACGACCAGCTTGGCCAGGAGTTGCGAGCCGGCGATGTCCTGCGGGTTCGGCGCCGTGCGGGTGTCGTCGGTCGTGGTCACGACGCCCTGATTGTCGATTTCGTGGCCGCGCCGGACGCTGGCGAAGAGCGATCCCTGCATTCGATCGGTTCCCGCGGCGAGCGCGAGCTGGCCGCTCGTCTCGTTGGCGCGGCCGTCCCAGGTGGTCTTGGCGCCGAGGTGAAAGCGGCGCCCGCGCAGGTAGTCCGCCGGGTCCTTCGTGAAGAGCGACACCACGCCGCCGAGGGCGTCGCTGCCGTAGAGCGCCGAGTTGGCGCTGCGCACGATCTCCACCGACTTCAGGACATCGACGTCGAGTCCCGCCTGGTGGATGCTGAAGGGGCCGAAGGCGAACTGCTCGGCGGTCTGCACGCCGTCGACCTGCGTCAGGACCCGGTTGCCGCCGATGCCGCGGATGTTGAAGCCGTTGAGGCCGAGCCGGGTCACGTTGTTCTCGACGTAGACTCCCGGCTCGTACTTGACGAGGTCGGCGAAGTCCTGCACGAGGCGCTCCTGGATCGTCTCGTCGTCGATGACCGAGACCATGCCGGGAATGTCCTGCACCGGCGCCGGCCGAAGGGTCGCGGTGACGGTGACCGCGTCGAGAAAGCTGAGGGGGTCGTCGCCGGGTTGCGGGGTTTCCCGATCCGGCTCGGCCGCCGGCCGGGTGGCTTTCTGCTCGCCGTCGGCGTCGGCCTGTGCCGCGGCGGCGCAGGGACAGAGCAGGAGGTGGATCGCTATCGCCAGCACCGAGACAGCGTGGTTGTGGATGGTGGGGCGCATGCGGCTCGCGATCCATTGTTCCACGGTTCGTCCGACGGTGCGCCGGGATGCCTGACCTGGGCGCCCTGCAAGGGAACGAGTTCGACTCGGCGCCCGCGGTTTCCCCGTCGAGGCCGGGGCTGCCCGTTCTAGGTGAGAATGAGACGCTTGGGACTCCCGCAGAGGCCGAACATCAACCGGGGCGGGCCGGGACCGCGAGCGTTTCACGGAGAGGCTGAAGTGACGAATCCCGTCAAGGTGGATCTCGGCCCCGTGCAGGAGACCCTCCTGATCCCCCTGCTCTCCCGCGCCAGGGAAACCGAGCGGCCGAACGGGCTGCTGCGGGACGAACGGGCGTGCGAGATCGTGCGCCGGCTCGACTACGACTTCACGAAGTGGGAGGGCACGCGCAGCCTCAAGGGCGCGGTGCTGCGCGCGCGCATGTTCGACGGCTACGTCGAGGGCTTCCTGGCCGCGCATCCCGAGGGCACCGTCGTCGAGATCGGCTGCGGCCTCGATACCCGATTCGACCGCGTCGACAACGGCCGCGTGCGCTGGTTCGACCTCGATCTGCCCGACACCATGGCCCTCCGGCGCCGCTTCTTCGAAGACGAGCCGCGCCGCACGATGGTCGACGCGTCGGTCCTCGACGACGCGTGGATGGACGCGGTGGCGGCGACCGGCGGCCCATGGATGTTCGTGGCCGAGGCGGTGCTGATCTACCTCGACGCGCCCGACGCGCAGCGCGCCATCGTCAACATCGCCAGGCGGTTTCCCGGCGCCCGCATCGCCTTCGACTCGATGGCGGCCCGGGCGGTCGACACCCAGTACAAACACGATGCCATGCGCCACCTCACGCGGGCGAGCTGGTTCCGCTGGAAGTGCGACGACCCGCGCGAGATCGAGTCGTGGGGCGCGAACCTGCGGCTCGCCGCGTCGAAGACGTTCTTCGACGCCGACCGCGACCTGGTGGACCGGCTGCCGCTCATGCTGCGCCTGACAATGCGGTACGTCCCGTTCCTGCTGCGGCGACAGGCGTCGTTGTATCGGCTGAACCTGGCGACCGTCGAACGAAACGCGGACGCGGCTTCCGGCGTCTGAAGCACTGGACGGACGGAGACCTTGGCCTCGAGTGAATAGAAGTACGCGAAGGTAACGCTCGCTTCGCTCTGGCAGAGCGGGCGAGCGCGGTCACGCGCCCGATCCCCCTGGATCATCGGGCACACAGAGCACGCGTGACGACATCCTGGCCCCCCAATCCCGGGGACGGCGTCGTGACGCGCCCAACGGAGAGACGACGTCATGACGAAACCGGGAACCCTGACATTCGCCTGCCTGCTGGGCCTGCCGCTGCCGGCGCTCGCGCAGGATGCGGCCATCACCGGCACGGTGGCCGACCAGACCGGCGGCGTCCTGCCGGGCGTGACCGTCGAGGCCGCCGGCCCGACCCTCGCGGACGGCCCGCGCGTGGCGGTCACCGACGGCGAAGGGCAGTATTCCATCGACGGCTTGCCGGCCGGCGACTACTCGGTCTCGTTCTCGCTGCCCAGCTTCGAGACGGCGCTCCGGGACGGCGTCACGGTGGCGGATGCGGACAGCGTCACGCTGGACGCCGTGCTGCAGTTCGCCAGCTTTTCCGAGGACGTGACCGTCGTCGGCAGCAAGCTCGACACCGGGCGGCAGGAGTTCGGCACGAGCGTAGCGTATCTGAGCGCCGAGCGGCTCGAGTCCGACGCCATCTTCACGGTCGAGGACGCCTTCGACCGAACCGCCAACGCGTTCACCGGCACCGCGGGATTCGGGGCCTACAGCATCCGCGGCGTCAACAACGCGGGCCTCACCGGGTCGTTCTCCGCCGCCAACGCGCTTGCTTCCGTGCTGCTCAACCAGACCGCTCTCAGCCCGAAGTCGGGCGACTACCTGAAGCCGTCGCTCTTCGACGTCGCTTCGGTGGAGATCCTGCGCGGCCCGCAGTCGACGTTGCAGGGGCCCAACTCGCTGATCGGCTCGGTGCTGATCAACTACAACAAACCGGCTTTCGACGGCTACGCGGGCCGGGTCCGCTTCGAAGGGGGCGGGTACGGCACGCTGCGCACCTCTATCATGCAGAACGTCGAGCTCGTCGACGACGTTCTCGCGGCGCGGGTCACCTACGAGAACCGCCAGGGGAACGGCGCCGTCACCAACGTGGTCCACGACGTCGACGACGTGCAGCGGACCGACGAGCAGACCGTCCGCCTGCAGCTCGGCCTGCGGCCGCGCGCCGACGACCGGGTGAACGTCGACCTGACCTGGCTGCACAACGACTCCGATTCCAATCCGTTCGCCCTCGTCGGCCCAAACCCCCGGACCGGCGCGGAGTTGTTCGATCGGCAGCAGAACTACAGCCGCCTCGACGAGTATCCGTTCACCTTCGACCTGGTGAACCTGGAGGCGTCGGCCGCGCTGACGGACCGCTGGTCGCTCACCTCGGTGACCGGCTACAGCGCGTTCGATCTGGCGCAGCGCTTCGACGGCGACCTGTCGGAGTTCGATTTCCTCAACGTCGATTCCTTCGGCAAGGACACCGTCGCGAGCCAGGAGGTGCGCGCCACGTACGGCGGCGACTCGGTCGACGCAATTGCCGGCCTGTTCGTCTCGCAGGGCGACTACGGCTCCGGTTTCAGCGGCGTCGGCATCTTCCCGGACGGCATGGGCGGCGTCGCGCCGTTCAACTCCCGCACGGACCTGAACGAGCAAGTGGATCAGTTCGCCGTCTTCGGCCGCGCCGAGTGGACCATCAGCGACCGCCTGCTCGCCACCGCCGGCCTGCGGCTCAACCGCGAGACCCGCGGGACCGACAACTTCGCGGACAACAACGGCTTCGTCAGCGAGCTGACCGGAGAGGAGACCTTCGACCAGTTGATCCCGTCCGCGTCGCTCTCGTACAGCATCACGCCCGACACGTCGATCGGCGCCTCGTTCGCACGCGGCTTCCAGGCCGGCGGCATCGCGTTCGCGGTCTTTCTCGGGCAGGCGGAGTCGTACGGCGAGGAGTACACCAACAACTACGAGTTCTTCCTGCGCCACCGCAGCGCGGACGGTCGGATCACCCTGAACGCCAACGTCTTCAGCATCGACTGGTTCGATCAGCAGGTTCCCTACACGCCGCCGGGCGGGTTCCCGCAGTTCGATCAGTTCATCGCCAACGTCGGCCAATCGCGCCTGCAGGGGTTCGAGGTGGAATCCGAGCTCTACGTCAGCCGCGACCTGCAGGTCTTCGCGTCGCTGGGCCTCAACGACTCGGAGTTCAGGGACTTCGTTCTCGACGGCGTGGACCTGTCGGGCAGAAGGTTCCCGAACTCGCCCGGCTGGAACACGTCGCTGGGTGTCGGCTGGCAACCGGCGGCCGGCCCGTTCGCGAGCAGCACGTTCAGCTTCACCGACACGGCCTACACCGAGATCTTCGCGCCCGACATCACGCGGCTGTCGAGCCGCAACCTGCTGTCCGGCCGGTTCGGCTACCGGTTCGCCGAGGGCTGGTCGATCTACGCCTGGGGCACGAACCTGCTGGACGACGAGTACGAGCTGGGCCTCTTCGATGGAACGGCGTTCGGCCTGCCCGGCGCCTACGGCCGCGTGAGCGATCCGCGCACGGTCGGCATCGGAGTCGACTTCGGCTGGTAGCCGCGAAGCGGCGCTGACCTGCTGCCAATAGCGAGCTTTCCGATGATCCAGTACTGTCAGATCGCGGAGATGCAGGGGCTTATGGCGGACGACGTCGGCCTGGAGGCCCGGCCCGGCAGGTCGCTCCTGTTCGCCGTCTATCCGGGAACGGAGCTCTCGAGCCTTGACCACTACATCCTGTTCTACGTCGGCAACGAGCCGCTGTCGTCCCGCCTGTTCCTCTGGGCCTGGCCGACCGCCCTGGGCGCCGGTATCAGCTTCGGATTGGTCTGCGCACTCGTGGCGGACGGGTCCTGGGACGTCACGGGGGCGCTCTGCCTGGCCGCTCCGGGCGCCTTCTGCCTCTGGCTGACGGCCCGGCGGCCGGTCCGCCGTCCAGGCGCACCGCTGGACACCAGCGGTGTCGGCACCGATCGAGGGCCATCTCCTGGACCGACTATCGACGGCCATCTCCGGAATGGCCAGTGAAATGGAGCACGCGATGAACAATGCCAATGAAGGCCTGCAGGTCACGAAGCTCACCAAGACGTACCCGGGCGGGATCCGCGCCCTCGACGCGGTCGACCTGACCGTCGCCCCCGGGCTCTACGGCCTGCTCGGTCCGAACGGAGCCGGCAAGAGCACCCTGATGCGGACCCTGGCCACGCTGCAGCAGCCCGACAGCGGAACGATCACGCTGGACGGGGTCGACACGCTCGCCGACCCCGACTACGTGCGGCGGCGGCTGGGCTACCTGCCGCAGCACATCGGCACCTACCCGACCGTCACCGGACGTCAGCTCCTCGATCGGTTCGCTTGGCTGAAGGGCCGGACCGACAAGGCCGAGCGCCGCCGCGAGGTCGCGCAGCTCCTCGAGCGAGTGAATCTCCGCGAGGACGCGGATCGCGCCGTCGCCACCTACTCCGGGGGCATGCTGCGCCGGTTCGGCATCGCGCTCGCCCTGGCCGGCAGTCCACGCCTGCTCATCGTCGACGAGCCGACCGCCGGTCTCGATCCGGCGGAGCGCAGCCGCTTCCACCGCGTGCTGGCCGACATCGCCGCCGACAACATCGTGCTGCTGTCGACCCATATCGTCGACGACATCGAGAGCCTGTGCGAACGGCTGTCCATCCTCGCGGACGGGCGAATCGTCGCCGAGGGAACGCCGGCCGCCCTGATCGCGCCGCTCGAAGGCCGCCTCTGGTCGCGCGTGGTGCCGCGCGACGAGCCGCTGCCGGACGCCGTGCTGCACGTTTCGGCGACCCCGGCGGGCTCGCTGGTCGTCGTCGAGGCGGCCTCGACCCCGGGGGAGGTCTGGGCGCCCCACGCGCCGCGGCTCGAGGACGTCTACCACGCGGCGATCGCCCGCGCCGGCGTGAAGGACGAAGAGGCTGCCGCGTGACGACGCTGCGCTTCATCGCCGCGGAAGCGTGGCACGAGATGCGCGCCGCCTGCCGGGGGCCGCTCATCCCCATCGTGTTCCCCGCCCTCATCGGCTACGTCGTGCTGGTGGTGCTGAACGCCGACTACATGCGCGCCATGGGCGGCACCAACGTGCCGCGCAACAGCCCGCACGTGGTCTACCTGATGCTGTGCGGACAGGCGGTCTGGCTGCTCTTCGCCTGGGCCTGGCTCTTCGGGCAGGCGGTGCTGCGCGACCGGACGGCCCGCCTGCACGAGGTGGTGCTGTCGGCCCCGATCTCGCTGCCCGCGCTGCTCGTCGGCCGCTACCTCGGGGTGCTGGTCGTCGCCTGCCTGCTGGTCCTGGCCACCGGCGTCGGCTTCCTGACCGTCCCCCTCCTCGGCGCCGTCGGCCTCGTGCCCCCCGAGGCGGTCGGCCCGCAGCCGTTCTTCGCGATCGGCCACTCGCTGCTGGTGCTGTCCTTGCCGTCGGCGGCCGGGTCCGGCGCCCTGTTCCTGTGCGCGGCCATCCGGACCCGGGGGCTCGCGGGGCCGTTCGCGGTGGCGACGGTCGTCATGCTCGTCTGGATGGTGGCGATGGTCCTGCTGCGGGGCGGCGACGCCAACCCCGCGCTCGCCACGTTCATCGATCCGTCCGGGTTCTCCGAGGTCGAGGAGCAGACCGTCCACCAGTGGACACCGCGGGAGAAGGCGGTCGGCGTCCTCGAGCTGACCCCGCTCCTCGTCGCCAACCGCGTCCTGTGGAGCGTTCCGCCGCTCATCCTGCTCGCGGTGGTCCTCCGGCGCGTCAGGCGCGAGCCCCTCGCGGTGGAATCGGCCCCGGCGGCGGCGGGGCGGGAGGGCGCCGCCGCCCCGGCGGCCGCCGCATCCGGCGTTTCCGGCGCGCCGCTCGGGGTCCCCACGGCGCCGTCGTGGGTGCGGGCCGCCTGGAACGAGACGGCCTGGCACCTCCGCCTCGCGCTTCGCGGATGGGGCACGCCGCTCGCGCTGTTCATACTCGTGGTCGCGGGGGCGGCGGGGACCTTCGTCAACATCGTCATGCACGCCGACGGCCCGTTCCTGGCCCGGCCGGCCCTGATCGGGCCGACGATCATCGAGTTCTTCTACCTGTCGATCGTGTTCATGGTGGCCGGGTTCGTCGGCGTCATGGCCCGCCGGGACGACCGCCCCGGCTACGGCGAGATCGCCGACGCCACCCCGGCCCCCCTCGGCAGCCGCGTGGCGGGCCTGAGCCTCGCCGCCGCCGCGGTCACCGTCCTGTTCTCGGTGGCGCCGGCGCTGTCGGTCTGGATCCTGTCCCTGCTCGCGGTCCCGGAGGCGTTCAGCCTGCTCGATCCGCTGCTCTCGTTCGGCCTCGTGCTCGCGCCGTCGCTGCTCGAGCTGTGCGCGCTGGTGCTGCTGGCCCACGCGCTGGTCCGCCACGCGGGGGCGGCGCACGCGGTCGGCATCATCTGTGCGTTCGTCGTGGTCATCAACAGCGAGGTGGGCGTCACCACCTATCCGCCGGCGCTGGTCGGCATCCCGCCGCAGGTGACCCTGTCGGAGTTCACCGGGTGGGCGCCCTGGCTGGGGCACGTGCTGACCGCCGACCTCTTCAAGCTCGCCGTCGCCGCCGCCGTCGTCGCGCTGGCGTGGGTCGCCCGGCCCCGCGGCACCGCGCTCACCGCGGCCCTCCGCTGGCGGGCCGGCGCGGCGAGGCTCGCCGGCGGCGCTGGCGTGCTGGCCGCGGCCGCCGTCCTGCTGGCCCTCGGGACGCACCGCGTGCTGCACCGGCAGCTCGTGACCGGCGGCTACGAGACCTCGGCGGCGGCGATCGCCGGTGACGCCGCGTGGGAGGGCCGCTGGTGGGCCGAGGCGGCGCCCTTCGCGGTGACCGGCGGCGAGGCGGCCGTCGAGATCGACCCGGCCGGGCGCCGCGCCGTCTCGCGCTGGCAGATCGAAGGCGTCCGTTCGTGGTCGGGAACGCTGCACGGCTCGCTGCCGGACGGCGCCGAGATCAGGGGCGCCGCCGTGAACGGCCGGGAAGCCGCGGCCACCGTCGCGTTCGACCACTTCGCGCTGCCGCTCGACGCCTGCGGTCCCGCGACGGGGGAGAGCGCGGGACCCGCCACCGGCCCGCAGGCGCCGTCGACGCCGGGCCTCGAAGCGCCCGGTTCCGCCGGTCCCGCGACGGCCGCCGGGGAGGCGGCAGAAACCGCCACCGGCGCGCCGGCGCCGGGCCCCGAGCCGCCCGGTTCTCCAGCCCAGGGCTGCACCGTGGAGCTGGAGGTGGCCGTCCGCAGCGAGGGCTGGTCGGCCGAGGGAGAGATTCCCTGGCTGCACCCCTCGGGCGCCTGGCTCCGCGCCGCCGACGTGCTGCCGTCGCTCGGGCACGACCCCGACCGCTTGGTGCGGGCGCCCGCCGAACGGCGGGCCCACGGCCTGGACCCCGTCCCCGGCGAAGCGCCCGCCGGGGCGCTGGCGGCGGCGGCCGGGGTGGCGCCGGCGGGCGACTGGCGCTGGTCGCTGACCTTCGCCGCCGAGAGCGGCGGCGCGAGCCGCCCCGCGGGGACCCGGACCGCGACGTCGGGCCGCACCGCCGGGCCGCTGGACTTCGCCGCCGCCTGGTGGCCGGGCGCCCCGGTCGAGACCCGCCGGGACGGCGTGGTCGCCCTGCACGGACCCGAGCGGACGCGCGACGCGGACGGCGTCCTCGACGACCTGGCGGCCATGCGCGCCTGCGTCGCCGCGACCCTGGGCCGCGCGCCGGCGGTGGGCGCGGTGCTTCAGGCGCCGCGCGAGCGCGGGGAGACGGCGCTCTACGGCGACCTGCTCTGGCTGCCCGAGCACGAGGGATGGGACATCTCGGGCGAGGGCTTCGGCCGCTGGCAGCGCCGCGCGACGATCGCCGCGGCCCTGGCCTCGCGCCAGCTCGCGGACGCCGCCGGCCTGCGGAAGGAGCCCGGGGAGGACTGGCTGCGGGTCGGCGTCCCTGGCTGGATCGGCCTCGAGTGTGTCCGGCGCGAGGACGGCGTCGCGGCCTGGCTGGCGCTGCAGGAGCGCGCCAGCGACCGGGTGGTCGAGGCGTTTGCGGCGCTCGAGGCGCCCGCCGTCGGCGTCGCGGCGGCCGGCGACGTGCCATGGGTGCGGCACTACACGCCGCTGGCGACGGTCGGCTGGGGCGAGGCGGTGGGTTCCGCCGGCGCCGCGGCCGCGGTCGGCGAGGTGGTG comes from Acidobacteriota bacterium and encodes:
- a CDS encoding ABC transporter permease translates to MTTLRFIAAEAWHEMRAACRGPLIPIVFPALIGYVVLVVLNADYMRAMGGTNVPRNSPHVVYLMLCGQAVWLLFAWAWLFGQAVLRDRTARLHEVVLSAPISLPALLVGRYLGVLVVACLLVLATGVGFLTVPLLGAVGLVPPEAVGPQPFFAIGHSLLVLSLPSAAGSGALFLCAAIRTRGLAGPFAVATVVMLVWMVAMVLLRGGDANPALATFIDPSGFSEVEEQTVHQWTPREKAVGVLELTPLLVANRVLWSVPPLILLAVVLRRVRREPLAVESAPAAAGREGAAAPAAAASGVSGAPLGVPTAPSWVRAAWNETAWHLRLALRGWGTPLALFILVVAGAAGTFVNIVMHADGPFLARPALIGPTIIEFFYLSIVFMVAGFVGVMARRDDRPGYGEIADATPAPLGSRVAGLSLAAAAVTVLFSVAPALSVWILSLLAVPEAFSLLDPLLSFGLVLAPSLLELCALVLLAHALVRHAGAAHAVGIICAFVVVINSEVGVTTYPPALVGIPPQVTLSEFTGWAPWLGHVLTADLFKLAVAAAVVALAWVARPRGTALTAALRWRAGAARLAGGAGVLAAAAVLLALGTHRVLHRQLVTGGYETSAAAIAGDAAWEGRWWAEAAPFAVTGGEAAVEIDPAGRRAVSRWQIEGVRSWSGTLHGSLPDGAEIRGAAVNGREAAATVAFDHFALPLDACGPATGESAGPATGPQAPSTPGLEAPGSAGPATAAGEAAETATGAPAPGPEPPGSPAQGCTVELEVAVRSEGWSAEGEIPWLHPSGAWLRAADVLPSLGHDPDRLVRAPAERRAHGLDPVPGEAPAGALAAAAGVAPAGDWRWSLTFAAESGGASRPAGTRTATSGRTAGPLDFAAAWWPGAPVETRRDGVVALHGPERTRDADGVLDDLAAMRACVAATLGRAPAVGAVLQAPRERGETALYGDLLWLPEHEGWDISGEGFGRWQRRATIAAALASRQLADAAGLRKEPGEDWLRVGVPGWIGLECVRREDGVAAWLALQERASDRVVEAFAALEAPAVGVAAAGDVPWVRHYTPLATVGWGEAVGSAGAAAAVGEVVARVRDGAPLAGALGAAVGDGAAEALLGPPAASDVLVAEAERTLDVAGQRWTWRDGGWEPVAATIHVTRRFDDDGGRERLGPVPTTVDPGDPFTLIDAWPSFERTPADNVWRGGGDD